One Roseburia rectibacter DNA window includes the following coding sequences:
- a CDS encoding ABC transporter ATP-binding protein codes for MSKKLINLTGISKSYGDHVVLDDLNLYIRENEFITLLGPSGCGKTTTLRIIGGFETPDAGSVIFDGKDITSLPPNERNLNTVFQKYALFQHMSIAENIAFGLRIKKKSKEYINDKIRYALKLVNLEGFENRSIDSLSGGQQQRIAIARAIVNEPKVLLLDEPLGALDLKLRQDMQYELIRLKNELGITFVFVTHDQEEALTISDTIVVMNQGYIQQIGTPEMIYNEPVNAFVADFIGDSNIINGTMIKDKVVEILGVKIPCVDEGFGCNTPVDVVIRPEDVEITEPGAGFMDGDIVSIIFKGVHYEISIMANGYEWLVHTTKMYPVGTHVGINVIPFNIQIMNKPESEDEEAVEIDA; via the coding sequence ATGAGCAAAAAACTAATTAATCTGACAGGTATTTCAAAATCTTACGGCGACCATGTCGTATTAGATGATTTAAATTTATATATCCGTGAAAATGAATTTATCACACTTCTCGGTCCATCCGGCTGTGGAAAAACAACCACCCTTCGTATCATCGGCGGTTTTGAGACACCGGATGCCGGCAGTGTCATTTTTGACGGCAAAGATATCACATCATTACCTCCAAATGAGCGCAATTTAAATACTGTTTTCCAGAAATACGCACTTTTCCAGCATATGTCGATTGCAGAAAATATTGCATTCGGACTGCGTATTAAGAAAAAAAGCAAAGAATATATCAATGATAAGATCCGTTACGCCTTGAAGCTGGTAAATCTTGAAGGATTTGAAAACCGCTCTATCGACTCATTAAGCGGCGGTCAGCAGCAGCGTATCGCGATCGCGCGTGCCATTGTAAATGAGCCAAAAGTTCTTCTTTTAGATGAACCGCTCGGTGCTCTCGACCTAAAGCTCCGTCAGGACATGCAGTACGAACTGATCCGTCTGAAAAATGAGCTTGGCATTACATTCGTATTTGTTACCCACGATCAGGAAGAAGCACTTACCATATCTGATACGATTGTCGTTATGAATCAGGGTTACATCCAGCAGATCGGCACCCCCGAAATGATCTACAACGAACCTGTCAATGCATTTGTGGCTGATTTTATCGGTGACAGCAACATTATAAACGGAACCATGATCAAAGATAAGGTCGTGGAAATTTTAGGTGTAAAGATTCCATGTGTTGACGAAGGTTTCGGATGCAATACTCCGGTTGATGTCGTGATCCGTCCGGAAGATGTTGAGATCACGGAACCTGGCGCCGGTTTTATGGATGGTGACATTGTCTCTATTATATTTAAAGGTGTACACTATGAGATCAGTATCATGGCAAATGGTTATGAATGGCTTGTCCACACGACGAAAATGTATCCGGTCGGCACACATGTCGGCATCAACGTGATCCCGTTTAATATCCAGATCATGAACAAACCGGAATCTGAGGACGAGGAGGCTGTAGAGATCGATGCGTAA
- the udk gene encoding uridine kinase: MAEKNTILIGIAGGTGSGKTTLADKVVDSFGRDEVSILRHDNYYKRHDEMSYEDRSKLNYDHPDAFDTELLCEHIKELKKGNAVQMPVYDYTVHNRSDRTILVEPAPVIVLEGILIFAEPALCELMDIRVFVDTDADVRILRRIVRDVKDRGRSLDSVINQYLTTVKPMHEQFVEPSKRRADIIIPEGGENAVALEMLIQRVRKHLEEA, from the coding sequence ATGGCAGAGAAAAATACGATTTTAATTGGAATTGCAGGAGGAACAGGAAGCGGGAAAACGACGCTGGCAGATAAAGTGGTTGACAGCTTTGGACGTGATGAAGTCAGTATTCTGCGTCATGATAATTATTATAAACGCCATGATGAGATGAGTTATGAAGACCGCTCAAAGTTAAATTATGATCATCCGGATGCATTTGATACAGAACTGTTATGTGAACATATCAAAGAGCTGAAAAAGGGCAATGCCGTGCAGATGCCGGTCTATGATTATACGGTTCACAACCGTTCCGACAGGACGATCCTTGTGGAGCCGGCACCGGTGATCGTACTTGAGGGTATTTTGATCTTTGCCGAGCCGGCCTTGTGTGAACTGATGGATATCCGTGTATTTGTAGATACGGATGCGGATGTGCGTATTCTAAGAAGGATCGTAAGAGATGTAAAAGACCGTGGACGCTCCTTAGACAGTGTCATAAATCAGTATTTAACGACTGTAAAACCGATGCATGAACAGTTTGTGGAACCGAGTAAACGCCGTGCAGATATCATAATCCCGGAGGGTGGCGAAAATGCGGTTGCATTGGAGATGCTGATCCAGAGAGTAAGAAAGCATTTAGAGGAAGCGTAA
- a CDS encoding glycosyltransferase, which yields MKAQEKILVFCSREICYLSGNFFAHQLAGAFEEAGYETTVCEFTSKDDLDKVLSPFFGKKYRAVFDFNSLLPRLAMDDGTPVTDLIDGPFYDYILDHPLFHYNCLMTQAKNFHVIVLDEGQADYVRKYHPNVKSVHMLPLGATVALFDGEKNPADRILFIGTYDAPDKVYDIVKAAPEPFCGLMKRIIEMRIGTPELPMEEAFRACLKENDMELDSAQFALFMNTMYASDAYIRDYFRKAALDELLKRKIPVRLVGEGWEKYQTPYEKYLTIEKPVTFDLSFEKIARNQIMLDVSPIFNRGIHDRAIAGMANRTVVLTDENPYRRSHFKNREDLMFYSLSEIGSLSEAVGELMENDRLREKIRDNAYQTFCTGHTWRARAEEILSWEAEN from the coding sequence ATGAAAGCACAGGAAAAGATTTTAGTATTCTGTTCCAGGGAAATCTGTTATTTGTCGGGAAACTTTTTTGCCCATCAGCTTGCAGGTGCGTTTGAAGAAGCAGGCTATGAGACGACAGTATGTGAGTTTACATCCAAAGATGATCTTGATAAGGTACTTTCTCCATTTTTTGGAAAAAAATATCGTGCAGTTTTTGACTTTAACTCTCTGCTTCCAAGACTTGCGATGGATGACGGAACACCGGTGACAGACCTGATCGATGGTCCATTTTACGATTATATTTTGGATCATCCATTATTTCATTATAACTGTCTGATGACACAGGCAAAAAATTTTCATGTGATCGTGCTGGATGAAGGACAGGCTGATTATGTCAGAAAATATCATCCAAATGTAAAGAGCGTGCATATGCTCCCGCTTGGAGCGACGGTTGCATTATTTGACGGGGAAAAAAATCCTGCGGATCGGATCCTTTTTATAGGAACTTATGATGCACCGGATAAGGTATATGATATTGTGAAAGCAGCACCGGAGCCTTTTTGCGGATTGATGAAAAGGATCATAGAAATGAGGATCGGGACGCCGGAACTTCCGATGGAGGAAGCATTTCGGGCATGCCTGAAAGAAAATGACATGGAACTTGACAGTGCGCAGTTTGCTCTTTTTATGAATACAATGTATGCATCGGATGCCTACATCAGGGATTATTTCAGGAAAGCGGCACTTGATGAGCTTTTAAAAAGAAAGATACCGGTACGGTTAGTCGGTGAGGGATGGGAAAAATATCAGACTCCCTATGAGAAATATCTGACGATCGAAAAGCCGGTTACCTTTGATCTTTCTTTTGAGAAAATTGCGAGAAACCAGATCATGCTTGATGTTTCGCCGATTTTTAACCGGGGCATCCATGACAGGGCGATTGCCGGGATGGCAAACCGTACTGTGGTGCTGACAGATGAGAATCCGTACAGGCGTTCGCATTTTAAAAACAGGGAGGATCTGATGTTTTATTCGCTGTCAGAAATAGGTTCGCTGTCGGAAGCTGTCGGAGAACTGATGGAAAATGACAGACTTCGGGAAAAGATCCGGGACAATGCATATCAGACATTCTGTACCGGGCATACATGGAGGGCGCGGGCAGAAGAAATATTGTCATGGGAGGCAGAAAATTGA
- a CDS encoding cupin domain-containing protein, giving the protein MDIGKRMKELRIQYGLTQQELADRSELTKGFISQLERNQNSPSIGTLLDIIQCLGTTPAEFFTDEEPEQIVFEKDDYFEKISEDGNKMIEWIIPNAQKNSMEPVRLTLKPGGSSDTHLPHTGEEFGYVLKGTVRVLYGGRAYTVRAGESFYFQAGKKHRLENNGNRDAILIWVSTPPSF; this is encoded by the coding sequence ATGGATATCGGAAAGCGTATGAAAGAACTGCGTATCCAGTATGGCCTGACACAGCAGGAACTCGCCGACCGCTCCGAACTGACCAAGGGATTTATTTCCCAGTTGGAACGTAACCAGAACTCTCCGTCTATTGGTACACTGCTCGATATCATACAGTGTCTCGGCACAACACCTGCCGAATTCTTTACGGACGAAGAACCGGAACAGATCGTATTTGAAAAAGATGACTATTTTGAAAAAATCAGTGAAGATGGAAATAAAATGATCGAATGGATCATTCCAAATGCACAGAAAAACAGTATGGAACCGGTACGCCTTACCTTAAAACCCGGCGGCTCCTCCGACACACACCTGCCACATACAGGGGAAGAATTTGGCTATGTATTAAAAGGAACTGTGCGTGTACTATATGGTGGAAGGGCTTATACCGTCCGCGCTGGCGAATCTTTTTATTTCCAGGCCGGTAAAAAACATCGTCTGGAAAATAATGGAAACCGCGATGCCATCTTAATCTGGGTATCTACGCCGCCGAGTTTTTAA
- a CDS encoding ABC transporter permease — protein MVKKAASRIYLAVIFLFLYLPILVLVILSFNNSKSRVVWGGFTLKWYASCFTDETIMNALTMTLQITFAAAVLSTLIGTLAAIGISAMKKRGTTLMLGATNIPLLNADIVTGISLMLLFVKFLNLGFVTVLIAHITFDIPYVILNVLPKLKQINRNTYEAALDLGASPLYAFYKVTWPDIKSGVFSGFLMAVTMSLDDFSITFFTKGAGVNTLSTMLYTELRKGVRPELYALSTLLFFAAFLLLFIMNRRSDKTN, from the coding sequence ATGGTAAAGAAGGCTGCATCCCGCATTTATCTTGCGGTCATCTTTTTATTTTTATATCTTCCGATTCTTGTTTTGGTCATTTTGTCTTTCAATAATTCCAAATCAAGAGTTGTATGGGGTGGATTCACTTTAAAATGGTACGCTTCCTGTTTTACAGACGAAACGATCATGAATGCACTGACCATGACACTTCAGATCACATTCGCTGCCGCAGTACTCTCAACCCTGATCGGCACACTTGCTGCCATCGGGATCAGTGCCATGAAAAAACGTGGCACAACCCTGATGCTCGGTGCAACCAATATCCCGCTGTTAAACGCAGACATTGTGACCGGAATATCCCTCATGCTGCTTTTTGTAAAATTTTTAAATCTTGGATTTGTGACAGTACTCATCGCACATATTACATTTGATATTCCATATGTAATTTTGAATGTACTTCCAAAATTAAAGCAGATAAACAGAAACACATATGAAGCTGCCTTAGATCTTGGTGCCTCCCCGCTTTATGCCTTTTATAAAGTAACCTGGCCTGACATCAAATCCGGTGTATTTTCTGGATTTTTAATGGCAGTTACCATGTCGCTGGATGATTTTTCCATCACCTTTTTCACGAAAGGAGCCGGTGTAAATACGCTTTCTACTATGCTCTATACAGAACTTCGGAAAGGTGTACGTCCGGAACTTTATGCACTTTCCACACTGTTGTTTTTTGCTGCATTTTTGCTGCTTTTTATTATGAACCGCAGATCTGATAAGACAAACTGA
- a CDS encoding GDSL-type esterase/lipase family protein, translating to MNHTTINKPDTWCSMWGNAVSIAEHRPESYAKDITLRYPVYAPFDGTSLRFTFDNYCGSEPVSITKATVSVADFNTNSDSAPKINLSCPQKKSTTTQITFWGNPSVTLDAHKRIVSDEVSFQVQAGQTLCVNLYFADFTLMQSAVLITGPLSKGFFSLGDQTLTEDLPLDTSKTTSWFYFLSNIDILTSSDNHAVICYGDSITAQAWPDELTLRLRREGRKHTSIIRRAASGTRILRQYDCITYDSYGLKGSNRFLHEIPAAGADTIIIQQGINDIIHPVGTDINPFRPMSDLPTAEELIDGLKWYTDQAHSLGLSVYIGTLLPIEGWRTYAPFREELKNKVNEWIRQADGFEGCIDFDLAVRDSTNPAAFKAGYDSGDHLHPSSAGYKAMADAVSLRFL from the coding sequence ATGAATCATACAACGATCAACAAACCTGATACATGGTGTTCCATGTGGGGAAATGCAGTTTCAATCGCAGAACACCGGCCGGAAAGCTATGCAAAAGATATTACACTCCGCTATCCGGTCTATGCGCCATTTGACGGAACATCTTTAAGATTTACCTTTGACAATTACTGTGGAAGCGAACCTGTCTCTATCACAAAGGCAACCGTCTCCGTCGCGGACTTCAATACCAACAGCGATTCTGCCCCCAAAATTAATCTGTCCTGCCCGCAGAAGAAATCGACAACAACACAGATTACTTTTTGGGGCAATCCTTCTGTGACACTTGATGCACACAAGCGTATTGTAAGCGATGAAGTTTCCTTTCAGGTTCAGGCAGGACAGACACTTTGTGTCAATCTTTATTTTGCAGACTTTACGCTGATGCAGTCCGCTGTTCTGATCACAGGTCCTCTCTCGAAAGGATTTTTCTCACTGGGTGATCAGACATTAACAGAAGATCTTCCTCTTGATACAAGCAAAACGACAAGCTGGTTTTATTTTTTAAGCAATATTGATATTTTAACATCATCCGACAACCATGCTGTGATCTGCTATGGTGACTCCATTACCGCACAGGCATGGCCGGATGAACTAACGCTCCGTTTAAGACGTGAGGGCAGAAAACACACTTCCATCATCCGACGCGCTGCAAGCGGTACCAGAATTCTGCGCCAGTATGACTGCATTACCTATGATTCCTACGGTTTAAAAGGAAGCAACCGCTTTTTGCATGAAATACCGGCCGCCGGTGCCGATACTATCATTATCCAGCAGGGGATCAATGATATCATTCACCCGGTTGGAACAGATATCAATCCGTTCCGTCCCATGAGCGATCTTCCAACAGCAGAAGAACTCATAGACGGTCTCAAATGGTACACTGACCAGGCACACTCTCTTGGATTGTCTGTCTATATCGGAACACTGCTTCCGATCGAAGGCTGGCGTACCTATGCCCCGTTCCGTGAAGAACTGAAAAATAAAGTCAATGAATGGATCCGCCAGGCGGACGGCTTTGAAGGCTGCATTGATTTTGACCTTGCCGTACGTGACAGCACCAATCCTGCTGCATTCAAAGCAGGCTATGACAGTGGCGACCATCTTCACCCAAGCAGTGCCGGTTACAAGGCAATGGCTGATGCTGTATCTTTACGCTTCCTCTAA
- a CDS encoding ABC transporter substrate-binding protein — protein MKKYMIFPLLFLSTLFMAGCGNKDTADDNSLVVLNYGKYMDSSVLKLFEQETGIHVKLEEYESPEEMYTKYKAGSIGYDLICTSDYMVERLISEGEANKIDFDHFSYYQNIDPSIIDAARIFDPDASYSMPYFYGTLGILYNTTMVTDDEVSSWNILWDEKYKDSIIMQNSVRDSFVPALRLLNYDINTENETELNNAVDLLIRQKPLVYAYYVDETADEMAAGNAAMALVYSGEAATAMELNDDLSYTVPKEGSNLWIDSWFMPKSCKNQENAEKFLDFLCREDVAMTNFDYVCYATPNLAVIDALDDETLSDTTIFPPQETLDNCTVYKQFDESTISLYSYLWKKLKSE, from the coding sequence ATGAAAAAATATATGATTTTTCCGTTATTATTTTTGAGCACCCTTTTTATGGCAGGATGCGGAAATAAAGACACCGCTGATGACAATTCGCTGGTTGTTTTAAATTATGGAAAATATATGGACAGTTCTGTTTTAAAATTGTTCGAACAGGAAACAGGCATTCACGTCAAATTAGAGGAATACGAAAGTCCGGAAGAAATGTATACCAAATATAAAGCCGGTTCCATCGGTTATGACTTAATCTGCACTTCCGACTACATGGTAGAACGTCTGATCTCCGAAGGAGAGGCAAACAAAATCGACTTTGATCACTTTTCTTATTACCAGAATATAGATCCGTCGATCATTGATGCTGCAAGGATTTTTGACCCGGATGCATCCTATTCCATGCCATATTTTTATGGAACACTTGGTATCCTCTACAATACCACAATGGTCACAGATGACGAAGTATCGTCCTGGAACATTCTGTGGGATGAAAAGTACAAAGATTCCATTATCATGCAGAATTCTGTCCGCGATTCGTTTGTACCGGCTCTTCGCCTGTTAAATTATGACATCAACACAGAAAATGAAACGGAACTAAATAACGCAGTAGATCTTTTGATCAGGCAAAAACCGCTTGTCTACGCCTACTACGTAGATGAGACCGCTGATGAGATGGCCGCCGGCAATGCAGCAATGGCGCTGGTTTATTCCGGGGAAGCTGCCACTGCGATGGAATTAAACGATGATCTCTCCTATACAGTTCCAAAAGAGGGTTCGAACCTATGGATTGATTCCTGGTTTATGCCAAAGAGCTGCAAGAATCAGGAAAATGCCGAAAAATTTCTTGATTTTCTGTGCCGCGAGGATGTAGCTATGACTAATTTTGATTATGTCTGCTATGCCACACCCAATCTCGCCGTGATTGATGCGCTAGATGATGAAACCTTAAGTGATACCACGATTTTTCCACCACAGGAAACTTTAGATAACTGTACTGTGTACAAACAGTTTGACGAATCTACAATCTCTCTTTACAGTTATCTCTGGAAAAAATTAAAATCCGAATAA
- a CDS encoding epoxyqueuosine reductase QueH, producing the protein MGGRKLKQNYQKMLEETIAKNQSENKVPTLLLHSCCAPCSSYCLEYLSQYFKITVFYYNPNIYPEEEYFKRVKEQQRFVERLPAKYPVSFVEGNYDKERFYQMAQGLEDVKEGGERCFRCYELRLRESAEIANKLHMDYFTTTLSISPLKNAEKLNEIGDRLSEEYGISYLNSDFKKKNGYKRSVELSEEYGMYRQYYCGCVFSKKERDAQIAAKEAERHA; encoded by the coding sequence ATGGGAGGCAGAAAATTGAAACAGAATTATCAGAAAATGCTTGAGGAGACCATAGCGAAAAACCAGAGTGAGAACAAAGTGCCCACCCTGCTGTTACACAGTTGTTGTGCACCCTGCAGTTCTTACTGCTTAGAGTATCTGTCACAGTATTTTAAAATCACGGTTTTTTATTATAATCCGAATATTTATCCGGAAGAGGAATATTTTAAACGTGTAAAAGAGCAGCAGCGCTTTGTCGAGAGACTGCCGGCAAAATATCCAGTTTCTTTTGTAGAGGGAAATTATGATAAAGAACGTTTTTATCAGATGGCGCAGGGACTAGAGGACGTGAAAGAGGGCGGTGAGAGGTGTTTCCGCTGCTATGAACTGCGGCTCCGGGAATCGGCCGAGATTGCAAATAAACTTCATATGGATTATTTTACAACGACATTATCCATCAGTCCGCTTAAAAATGCAGAAAAATTAAATGAGATCGGGGATCGTTTATCTGAGGAATATGGGATTTCATACTTAAATTCTGATTTTAAAAAGAAAAACGGATACAAGCGTTCCGTGGAGCTTTCCGAAGAATATGGCATGTACCGCCAGTATTACTGCGGCTGTGTTTTTTCGAAAAAGGAAAGGGATGCACAGATCGCGGCGAAGGAAGCGGAGAGGCATGCATGA
- a CDS encoding ABC transporter permease produces the protein MRKLGRQLLAGPYLVWMIGFILLPIVIILYYAFTNASGTFTWDNIAAIADPVHVKSILLSLKLGFFCTIVCLLLAYPLAIILNSFHFKHQSFVVFLFVLPMWMNFMLRILAWRLLLSNNGIVNALFGFFGFGPVKMLNTPTAVVFGMVYDFLPFMILPIYNSMARIKLDVIEAAKDLGADSKIVLLRIIFPLTLSGVISGIVMVFVPALTSFVISDLLGGGKVLLIGNVIEQEFMQGSNWNLGSGLSVVLMIFVIASMAVMNIFDKDQGGTAVW, from the coding sequence ATGCGTAAATTAGGCAGACAGCTTTTAGCAGGACCTTATCTTGTATGGATGATCGGATTTATCCTGCTGCCGATCGTTATTATCTTATATTATGCTTTTACAAACGCTTCCGGTACATTTACCTGGGATAATATTGCAGCGATCGCAGATCCGGTGCATGTAAAATCCATCCTGCTTTCCCTGAAACTCGGATTTTTCTGTACAATAGTCTGCCTGCTGCTTGCCTATCCGCTCGCCATTATCCTAAACAGTTTTCATTTTAAGCATCAGAGTTTCGTTGTATTTTTATTTGTACTTCCAATGTGGATGAACTTTATGCTGCGCATCCTTGCCTGGAGACTTTTACTTTCTAACAACGGTATCGTAAATGCCCTGTTTGGTTTCTTCGGTTTCGGTCCGGTAAAAATGTTAAACACACCGACTGCCGTTGTTTTCGGTATGGTATACGATTTTCTGCCGTTTATGATCCTGCCGATCTATAACTCCATGGCGCGCATCAAACTGGATGTCATTGAAGCTGCAAAAGACTTAGGAGCTGATTCAAAAATCGTACTGCTCCGTATTATTTTTCCGCTGACTCTCTCTGGTGTCATCAGTGGGATCGTAATGGTCTTTGTTCCGGCTCTCACATCTTTCGTGATCTCCGATCTGCTCGGTGGCGGTAAAGTGCTCTTGATCGGAAATGTCATTGAACAGGAATTTATGCAGGGAAGTAACTGGAACTTAGGTTCCGGGCTTTCCGTAGTACTTATGATTTTCGTCATCGCAAGTATGGCGGTCATGAATATCTTCGATAAAGATCAGGGAGGAACTGCTGTATGGTAA